TCCCCGCGTCGTCCACGTCGATGAGCAACCAGGGCCCGTCCGGAGCGGGATGGCGTACGAGCTGGCCGAGGTGCAGGTCCCCGTGGCACAGGAAGCCGGCCCTCCGGGCGGGTGCCGGGGCCTCGGCCCGGGCCCAGGCCGGCAGGGCCCGCCAGCCGGCCAGCACGGGCAGGACGGCCGGGTCACCGGGAAGGGCGGCGCGCATCCGGGCGACGGCTCGCGCGGCCTTGGCCGGTCCACGCATCGGCGGGAGCCGGAACGGCGGCTCCGTCCGGTGCAGGCGGGCGAGCAGCACCGCGGCCTCGGCCCAGGGGGCCGCCTCGGGGTCGGTGGGGTCGACGGGCGCGCCGAGCGGCCAGAGCGTGACCGGGCGGGCACCGGGACCGGCGGGCGGCGGGACGTCGAGCGGCGGGAGCAGGATCCCGGAGAGCCGCGGGGCGGCGGCCAGGCCGATCCGGGCCGCCAGCGCCTCGCGGTCGGTGTCGGCGGCGTGGGCCTTCGCGACGATCGCGCCGCTGCGGACCACCGTGCCGTCGGGCCGGTCCGCGAGAACCTGCGGCGGCTCGCACACGCAACGCGCCCCGGCGGGGTGGGAAAGCCGGTGCGCGAGGGCGCCCAGGTCATGGACGGCTGAGGTCTCGGTGGTGGTCAACGGCTCCCCCGGCGGCGGTCGGCCCGGCCGTGGCACCGGTCCCGCCGCGAGCGTAACGCGAGGGCCCGCACGGGAGACCGACCGGCCCGGAAGCCGCAGCCCGGGCCGGAGCGCCCGACAGGAAGCCGGGCCGGCCGGTGACGCGTACGTCGGCCCGGCGGGGGACGGGTGGGCCCGGACAGCGCGATGCCCGGTCAGCTCCCCAGCTGACCGGACAAACGCTGCCGTCCGCCGCACCCCCGTCCCCACGGGGCTGTTGGCCGGATGTGCGGGTCCGGACCGCTCTTCCGGACCCCGGGCGCCGCTCAGCGCCCCAGCATCACCGCCACGGACGACGCCTGTGTGACCACCGCTTCCCAGCCGCCGAAGACGACCGCGAGCAGGGCCGCCAGGGGAAGGACCATCGCCGTCGCCACCAAGGGGTGGCGGGTGCCGGACGAACGGGTGCCGAACGCGGCGTACGCCCTGCGTCCCTGCGTACGGACCATGGTCCGCGCTGCCGTGTCCGACATGGTTCCTCTCCTGACCTGATGGGGAGCGGCGGGCGTGTGACCTCGGGGGACGAGTGCTGCGCCCACCGCTTGACCACAACATTAGGTAAGCGCCGAGTACAGGGCGTCATGCCCGCGTACCGAATACCGGGCCTCCCGGAGGATGAGCCGTCGTCGATCGGCGTACTCCCCTGGGTGGAGACGGACCACCGGAGGTTGGGGTCATCCCGGAGGGGACGCCCGGGCCGGTCCGGCACGCTTGCCGGTGTGCGGCCGGCCGCTCGTGCGCGTGCGCCGGGTGACTTCACTCACGCCCACCGCCCCCGGCGGACGGCCCTCCCCGTGTCCGGGACCCCCCGGGGCACCGTCGCCCCGCAGGCCCGGGCGGTGGTCACGGCCTCCGTGACGGCCGCGCCCGGGTGCTCCCCCGGTGATCCAATCTCCCTTGCCCGGTGGCCCTTTGAGCAGGCCGGTCGGCCGAGGGGCCCGGATCCGCCGTGCCCTGACCCCTCTTCACCTCTCCCGCCCGGCACGGACAATCGAATCCCCGGCGAGGGCGCGGCCTCTGAGCGCGCCGGGCGCGGGGTACGTAAGCTGTGCCTCGTCAGGCGGACCAGGCAGCGGGGATGGGCAGACGATGGCGATGATGCGGCTCCGGCGCGAGGACCCGCGTCTCGTCGGCTCGTTCCGGCTGCACCGGCGGCTCGGCGCCGGCGGCATGGGCGTCGTCTACCTCGGTTCCGACCGGCGCGGCCAGCGGGTCGCGCTCAAGGTGATCCGGCCCGACCTGGCGGAGGACCAGGAGTTCCGTTCGCGGTTCGCGCGGGAGGTGTCGGCGGCCCGGCGGATCCGCGGCGGCTGCACGGCCCGGCTGGTCGCCGCCGATCTGGAGGCGGACCGCCCGTGGTTCGCGACGCAGTACGTGCCCGGACCCTCGCTGCACGACAAGGTCGCCGAGGAGGGCCCCCTGGCCGCCGCCGAGGTCGCCTCGATCGGGGCGGCGCTCTCCGAGGGCCTGGTGGCGGTGCACGAGGCGGGGGTGGTCCACCGCGACCTGAAGCCGTCGAACATCCTCCTCTCCCCCAAGGGCCCCCGCATCATCGACTTCGGCATCGCCTGGGCGACCGGGGCGAGCACGCTCACCCATGTCGGTACGGCGGTGGGGTCACCCGGGTTCCTCGCGCCCGAGCAGGTCCGGGGCGCGGCCGTGACGCCCGCGACGGACGTCTTCTCGCTCGGCGCGACGCTCGCGTACGCGGCGATGGCCGACTCCCCCTTCGGGCACGGCAGTTCCGAGGTGATGCTGTACCGGGTCGTGCACGAGGAGGCGCAGCTCCACGGGGTGC
The nucleotide sequence above comes from Streptomyces sp. NBC_01116. Encoded proteins:
- a CDS encoding protein kinase translates to MAMMRLRREDPRLVGSFRLHRRLGAGGMGVVYLGSDRRGQRVALKVIRPDLAEDQEFRSRFAREVSAARRIRGGCTARLVAADLEADRPWFATQYVPGPSLHDKVAEEGPLAAAEVASIGAALSEGLVAVHEAGVVHRDLKPSNILLSPKGPRIIDFGIAWATGASTLTHVGTAVGSPGFLAPEQVRGAAVTPATDVFSLGATLAYAAMADSPFGHGSSEVMLYRVVHEEAQLHGVPDALAPLISACLAKDPEERPSTLQLSMRLKEIAAREAQGLHESRPPVQRSAQEADRPTGRMADPYADQHTRRSEGPSASRPQPGRRGAPARSGPPRTGGSRPQQASRDTTRSGKRPGAPAGTNGRPGTRSGGRTTSAGRRPANPRLLRQRLVVFVVVTLLVALGIAAAQGCQGPARGLGGIGTGVEQQYRAPQAHAQAQAVRVPLRSS
- a CDS encoding phosphotransferase family protein, yielding MTTTETSAVHDLGALAHRLSHPAGARCVCEPPQVLADRPDGTVVRSGAIVAKAHAADTDREALAARIGLAAAPRLSGILLPPLDVPPPAGPGARPVTLWPLGAPVDPTDPEAAPWAEAAVLLARLHRTEPPFRLPPMRGPAKAARAVARMRAALPGDPAVLPVLAGWRALPAWARAEAPAPARRAGFLCHGDLHLGQLVRHPAPDGPWLLIDVDDAGTGDPAWDLGRPAAWYAAGLLAPEDWSAFLDAYRSAGGPAVPADGDPWPELDVPARALTVQTAALALVKCAAEGRVPDELEQLMIESCARIATLPPELAADHAS